One part of the Amaranthus tricolor cultivar Red isolate AtriRed21 chromosome 16, ASM2621246v1, whole genome shotgun sequence genome encodes these proteins:
- the LOC130802298 gene encoding 3-ketoacyl-CoA synthase 6-like produces the protein METNSVRLKYVKLGYTYLVNHFLSLILVPIMAGITIQILRVGPEEIVSLVKSLQLDSIQLLCSIFLVIFVLTVYFMSKPRPIYLVDYSMFKPPYTFRVPFATFMEHSRLNLKGNQKAVEFQMRILERSGLGEETSLPPAIHYLNPKPTMEAARGEAEMVIFSAVDDLLKKTGVKPRDIDILIVNCSLFSPTPSLSAMVVNKYKLRSNIKSFNLSGMGCSCSPISVDLARDLLQVHPNSYAMVISTEIITPNYYQGNERAMLLPNCLFRMGCAAILLSNKRKEKKRSKYQLLHIVRTHKGADDKAFKCVYQEEDREGNVGISLQKDLMAIAGEALKSNITTMGPLVLPTSEQLLFLFSLIGRKLFNPKWKPYIPDFKQAFEHFCIHAGGRAVIDELQKNLQLSAEHCEASRMTLHRFGNTSSSSLWYELSYIEAKGRMKKGDRVWQIAFGSGFKCNSAVWKCNRTIKAPTDGPWSDCIDRYPVHIPDVVKL, from the exons atggAGACAAATTCAGTAAGGCTGAAATATGTTAAGCTAGGTTACACATACCTAGTGAACCATTTTTTGAGCCTAATTCTTGTGCCTATTATGGCGGGTATAACCATTCAGATTCTTCGGGTCGGGCCCGAAGAAATTGTATCTCTTGTAAAGTCCCTTCAATTGGATTCGATTCAATTATTATGCTcgatttttcttgttatttttgTCCTTACAGTTTATTTTATGTCCAAACCTCGACCTATTTACCTAGTTGATTACTCCATGTTTAAACCCCCATATACTTTTCGGGTTCCTTTTGCTACTTTTATGGAGCACAGTAGACTTAACTTAAAAGGTAACCAAAAAGCTGTTGAATTTCAAATGCGGATCTTAGAGCGATCTGGGTTAGGTGAAGAGACAAGTTTACCCCCAGCTATTCATTATCTTAACCCCAAACCTACTATGGAAGCTGCTCGTGGCGAGGCCGAAATGGTTATTTTCTCAGCTGTTGacgatttattaaagaaaaccgGAGTTAAGCCTAGGGATATCGATATATTGATCGTTAATTGCAGCTTATTTTCTCCAACTCCGTCATTATCTGCCATGGTTGTTAACAAATACAAGCTCAGGAGTAATATTAAGAGCTTTAACTTGTCTGGCATGGGCTGTAGTTGCAGTCCTATATCCGTGGACTTGGCTAGGGATCTGTTGCAG GTTCATCCAAACTCATATGCAATGGTGATTAGTACTGAGATCATAACACCAAACTACTATCAAGGAAACGAAAGAGCAATGCTTTTACCAAATTGTCTTTTCCGTATGGGATGTGCGGCAATACTCCTATCTAATAAGCGCAAAGAAAAGAAGAGATCTAAATACCAACTTCTTCATATTGTCCGTACACATAAGGGAGCAGACGACAAGGCTTTTAAATGTGTCTACCAAGAGGAAGATCGTGAGGGTAATGTTGGAATCTCCCTTCAAAAAGATCTCATGGCAATAGCCGGTGAGGCCTTAAAATCAAACATCACAACAATGGGTCCTTTAGTTTTACCAACATCGGAGCAACTTCTTTTCCTCTTTTCTCTCATCGGGAGGAAGCTCTTTAACCCGAAATGGAAGCCCTATATTCCAGACTTCAAACAAGCATTCGAGCATTTTTGTATCCATGCTGGTGGTCGGGCTGTCATTGATGAGCTTCAAAAGAACTTACAACTCTCCGCAGAACATTGTGAGGCTTCTAGGATGACATTACATAGGTTTGGAAATACGTCTTCATCCTCCCTTTGGTATGAGCTTAGCTACATCGAGGCTAAAGGAAGGATGAAAAAAGGAGACCGCGTTTGGCAAATAGCTTTTGGAAGTGGATTTAAGTGTAACAGTGCTGTTTGGAAGTGCAATCGTACAATCAAAGCACCCACCGACGGCCCTTGGTCTGATTGCATTGATCGATACCCTGTCCACATACCCGATGTTGTGAAGCTTTAG
- the LOC130802297 gene encoding putative F-box/FBD/LRR-repeat protein At1g78760, which translates to MDEGTSSVDRISELPVFILHQILSSLSTKEAAQTVLLSKRWQYVWETFPILDCNEWFFGKELYMLNPKELGLPKDERRKIFNQRVKFMSYVDEKLHRFVVENLCVQKFILHITLVSNNLASHVDDWIEMITNLFVRELDLYLTVSRERFYVLPMKVFAMESLTVLNLRGCLISTRFDWNTVKLCSLIELHLRDVFIDKNTIQDIISSIPSLEVFSLKNCLGFENVEICGHDKLKKMVYYPRRDLETKKFSIKVSTLEELNFVNLDKDKTECEIAVSPACRNLKRLSVYGMSIDAHWLPDMIASFPLLELLSIGGCVLRRVIKLSSPVLKEIHINNCRKLRDATFDTPNVHSFVYVGRSMPRLYLNSHAGNRVAELSVDLKNMDCSWFMKMNNFIIENKFKDLTLCMTSKTGKEIPFNAEDLIGMLRSPAELNNLKLGTFAVTLDNYGTFLDGLLWSTRPAILSLELNYYSPEFLKGLFKSLVIREPKCCCSHTNSKCWRCLLKDIKLIDVKGFESNTRLDQITLNKLISFLDDWVIAAQQTVKSYKILTGETLSFHFSWS; encoded by the exons ATGGATGAGGGAACAAGTAGTGTTGATCGAATCTCGGAATTACCAGTCTTCATTCTTCACCAGATACTGTCATCTCTTTCAACGAAAGAGGCTGCTCAAACCGTCCTTTTGTCGAAGAGATGGCAATATGTTTGGGAAACGTTTCCCATCCTAGATTGTAATGAATGGTTTTTTGGAAAAGAGTTGTATATGCTTAACCCAAAGGAGCTTGGGTTGCCTAAAGATGAGCGGCGTAAGATTTTCAATCAAAGAGTGAAGTTCATGAGTTATGTTGATGAGAAATTGCACCGGTTTGTTGTCGAAAATCTTTGTGTGCAGAAGTTTATTCTTCACATAACCCTTGTAAGTAACAATTTGGCCTCTCATGTTGATGATTGGATCGAAATGATTACTAATTTGTTTGTTCGGGAACTTGATTTGTATCTTACTGTGAGTAGAGAACGGTTTTATGTGTTGCCTATGAAGGTCTTTGCAATGGAGTCATTAACCGTTCTAAATTTACGAGGTTGTCTTATAAGCACCCGTTTTGATTGGAATACGGTCAAGCTATGTTCTCTCATTGAACTGCATCTTCGGGATGTATTTATAGATAAGAACACAATACAAGATATTATTTCCTCTATTCCTTCATTGGAGGTATTTTCTTTGAAGAACTGTTTGGGTTTCGAGAATGTTGAAATCTGTGGTCATGACAAGCTAAAGAAAATGGTTTACTATCCTCGTAGAGACCTTGAAACCAAGAAGTTTAGCATTAAGGTATCAACATTAGAAGAACTCAACTTTGTCAATTTAGATAAAGATAAGACGGAATGTGAAATAGCCGTCAGCCCTGCTTGTCGAAATCTAAAACGTTTGTCTGTGTACGGCATGTCTATTGATGCGCACTGGCTACCGGATATGATCGCGTCATTTCCTTTGCTCGAGCTTTTATCTATAGGCGGATGTGTACTCCGAAGAGTTATAAAACTTTCGAGTCCAGTGCTTAAGGAGATACATATTAACAATTGTAGAAAACTTAGGGATGCAACATTTGATACGCCTAATGTACATTCATTTGTATATGTTGGTAGGAGCATGCCTCGTTTATATTTAAACAGTCATGCTGGCAATCGAGTAGCTGAACTCTCGGTTGATCTTAAAAACATGGACTGTTCCTGGTTCATGAAGATGAACAACTTCATCATAGAGAACAAATTTAAAGACTTAACTTTGTGTATGACTTCAAAAACA GGTAAAGAAATACCCTTCAATGCAGAGGACTTGATAGGAATGCTGCGTTCTCCTGCTGAACTTAACAATCTGAAGCTGGGTACGTTTGCTGTGACGTTGGATAACTATGGAACTTTTTTAGATGGCTTATTGTGGAGTACACGTCCTGCGATTCTATCGTTAGAACTAAATTATTATTCGCCCGAATTTTTGAAG GGGTTATTCAAAAGCTTGGTGATTCGAGAACCGAAGTGTTGTTGCTCGCACACGAATTCTAAATGTTGGCGTTGCTTGCTAAAGGATATAAAATTGATTGACGTGAAAGGTTTCGAGAGCAATACTCGACTCGACCAAATTACACTTAACAAGTTGATCAGTTTCTTGGATGATTGGGTGATTGCAGCCCAACAGACGGTTAAATCTTACAAAATACTCACAGGGGAAACTCTgtcttttcatttttcatggtCATAA